The Stomoxys calcitrans chromosome 3, idStoCalc2.1, whole genome shotgun sequence genome includes a region encoding these proteins:
- the LOC106096264 gene encoding uncharacterized protein LOC106096264: protein MLPSFHNLMRCSSSVLQQSTAATPGSGVPQPFTSNHDDLNSATCSGRGDCLNGTCLCEIRYSGDECSGFNLPYYAGISGVFYFVALVSVIQLFICIVAEYQRLKQPSVLRACRITTQKMLYFMVFIAASLRGAYFTTPLDLQPQWAVTLMSAYYPLLMSCASLIVCMWAEIFHLRDIRWEKSQFLSKSFLGFIAFNFLLYSLFGVEVFSSLINSKRQTYAHIFNGCYAALLLVVVVFFLIYGVEVFFKLRGGFVYDQTGKILGPSEAIVNASQLHQSRLGLLSQAIMLIVIVGFLTSETLGDFWKTKVPVYSRNWHDIVFRIVEIGVALWFPCCLWNSMAPEQLWILNPRKLISRQIDPSIPTMSAETKTLSPEEGQSFLSKKDCWICYDSDKPEPLIQPCRCTGDVSSVHHECLKRWLVESCSTSEAQLSCKVCGFPYEIEKTKKLDWEKGFTIQHWSKTVILITLMCVAGASAWVVIQLYVDPLIRVMTVGIAVLIGYVCIKCLGENTVVAYQKAKVSSINIVTKSEMEKLHTICEDVSSTADASSSS, encoded by the exons ATGTTACCGAGCTTTCACAACTTAATGAGGTGCTCTTCGAGCGTTCTACAGCAATCCACTGCTGCCACACCAGGCAGTGGCGTACCACAACCGTTTACTAGCAATCATGACGACCTTAATTCAGCCACATGTTCGGGACGAGGTGACTGCCTAAATGGAACATGCCTATGCGAAATACGCTATTCCGGCGATGAATGTAGCGGTTTCAATTTACCCTACTATGCCGGCATATCAGGGGTATTCTATTTTGTGGCATTGGTCTCTGTAATACAATTATTCATATGCATAGTGGCAGAATATCAGCGTCTAAAACAGCCATCAGTATTAAGAGCTTGTCGCATAACGACCCAGAAAATGTTGTACTTTATGGTTTTCATTGCTGCATCATTAAGGGGAGCCTACTTTACGACACCG TTGGATTTACAACCACAATGGGCGGTAACTCTGATGTCAGCATATTATCCATTGTTGATGTCCTGTGCTTCGCTGATTGTCTGTATGTGGGCTGAG ATTTTCCATTTACGTGATATTCGCTGGGAGAAATCACAGTTTCTATCGAAAAGCTTTTTGGGATTTATTGCTTTCAACTTTCTGTTGTACAGTCTATTCGGTGTGGAGGTGTTTTCATCGCTCATCAACTCGAAGCGTCAAACATATGCTCACATATTTAATGGTTGTTATGCTGCTCTTCTACTCGTGGTTGTCGTATTTTTCCTCATCTATGGCGTGGAAGTATTTTTCAAATTGCGCGGTGGCTTTGTCTACGATCAAACGGGAAAAATACTAGGTCCCAGCGAAGCTATAGTAAATGCCAGCCAATTGCATCAGTCCCGTTTGGGTCTTCTGTCTCAGGCCATTATGCTGATAGTGATAGTTGGATTTTTGACTTCGGAAACCCTGGGAGATTTCTGGAAAACAAA agtaCCAGTTTATTCACGAAATTGGCATGACATCGTTTTCCGCATTGTCGAAATCGGTGTTGCTCTGTGGTTCCCCTGTTGCTTGTGGAATTCTATGGCTCCGGAGCAGTTGTGGATTTTGAATCCTCGCAAATTAATATCTCGCCAAATCGACCCATCGATACCGACTATGTCAGCCGAAACGAAAACTCTATCGCCCGAAGAAGGTCAATCTTTTCTTAGCAAAAAGGATTGCTGGATATGCTATGACAGTGACAAACCAGAACCCCTGATACAACCATGCCGTTGTACCGGCGATGTGTCTTCGGTACATCACGAATGTTTGAAGCGTTGGCTGGTGGAAAGTTGTAGTACCTCCGAAGCTCAGTTGTCATGTAAAGTATGTGGTTTTCCTTATGAgatagagaaaacaaaaaa ACTTGATTGGGAGAAGGGTTTCACTATACAACACTGGTCCAAAACTGTTATACTCATTACACTAATGTGCGTTGCTGGAGCCTCCGCCTGGGTTGTCATCCAATTGTATGTGGACCCATTGATACGCGTCATGACAGTCGGCATTGCAGTGCTCATTGGTTATGTGTGCATTAAGTGCTTGGGCGAAAACACTGTGGTGGCCTATCAAAAGGCCAAGGTCAGCAGCATAAACATTGTCACAAAATCCGAAATGGAGAAGCTGCACACCATTTGTGAGGATGTTAGCAGCACTGCAGACGCCTCAAGCTCCTCATAA